The Terriglobales bacterium genomic sequence CCGTCCTGATCGGTGAGCCCGGTGTGGGAAAAACCGCAATAGTGGAGGGTTTGGCGCAGCGTATCGCCGATGGCGATGTGCCCTCCTTCCTGGCGGATAAGCGCATCCTAGCGTTGGATTTATCCCTGATCGTGGCCGGTACCAAGTATCGTGGCCAGTTCGAAGAACGTCTCAAAACGATTATGAAGGAACTGATGGAGTCGCAAAACTCCATCATCTTTATCGATGAGTTGCACACCCTGGTGGGCGCCGGCTCGGCCGAAGGTTCCCTCGATGCCGCCAACATTCTCAAGCCCGCCCTCTCGCGGGGAGAGATCCAGTGCATCGGCGCCACAACGCCGGGCGAGTACCGCAAGTCGATTGAGAAGGACCGTTCGCTCGAGCGCCGCTTCCAATCCGTCAAAGTACCGCCTCCAGGTGAAGACGATGCCGTCAAGATTCTGAGCGGGATCAAGGAGCGTTACGAGAAGTTCCACGCGGTCAGCTACACGGACGAGTCGATCCGCTTCGCGGTCTCCCACTCCAACCGCTACATCCCGGATCGCTTCCTGCCCGACAAGGCCATCGATCTCATCGATGAAGCCGGCGCTCGCGTAAAACTGCGCCAGACTTCGCTGCCCGAAGAGATCACCGAAGTTCAGAAACGCATCAAGTTCATCGTCCATCGCATGGAGAATGCCATCGCGAACCATGAGTTCGAGAAGGCACGCTTCTATTCGGACGAGGAGCGCAAAGAGCGCGAGAACCTGCGCGCTCTTCGCGAAAAGTATCATCTCGACGAATCCTCCACCGGCGTGGTCGCCCGCGAGGACATCGAAGATGTCGTCTCCCGCTGGACCGGCGTTCCTATCGCCTCCATTAAGGAAGAAGAGTCGAAAAAGTTGCTCCGCATTGAAGATGAACTGCACAAGCGAGTCATCTCTCAGGATAAAGCCATCAGTGCGCTGGCCCGTGCTATCCGCCGTTCCCGCGCCGGACTGAAGAACCCGAATCGCCCGATCGGCTCATTCCTGTTCCTCGGTCCTACGGGCGTCGGCAAAACCGAAGTCGCGCGCACCCTGGCGCAGTTCATGTTCGGAACAGAAAAATCCCTGATCCGCTTCGATATGTCCGAATTTATGGAGAAGCATTCGGTCTCCAAGCTGATCGGCTCGCCTCCGGGATACGTCGGCTACGAAGAGGGCGGACAGCTCACCGAGCGCGTGAAGCGCGCGCCCTATTCAGTCGTGCTGCTGGATGAAATCGAGAAGGCGCATCCGGATGTCTTCAACATCCTGCTGCAAGTCTATGAAGATGGTCAGCTCACCGACGGTCTGGGCAATACCGTCGACTTCAAGAACACCATCATCATCATGACCTCGAACATCGGCGCACGCCACCTGCAGAAGAAGCAGGGGCTCGGTTTCCAGACCGACGAAAAGGAAGGCGAGATTGGCAGCAAGGTTGAAGACCTTGTCCGCAATGAGGTCAAGCGGACATTCAATCCCGAGTTCCTCAACCGGTTGGACGAGATCATCATCTTCAATTCGCTGACCGAGCAGGATCTGATCCAGATTCTCGAGTTGATGGTCAGCCAACTGAACCAGAACCTGGCGCAGAAGTCGATCACCATCACGGTCACCGAAGACGCCAAGAAGTGGGTGCTCGAGCGCACGCTGGTCGACCGCACTTACGGCGCGCGTCCGTTGCGCCGCGCCCTGCAGAAGTACATCGAGGACCCGCTCAGCGAAGCCCTCATCCAGGGCACGATCAATGCGCGTCCGGCATTCATCGAGGTCTACCGCGAAGGCGAGCAACTGTTCTACCGTCCGGTGGACTCGAAAGAATCCGAAGGCCTGCTGCTGTACTCAAACTGAACTGGTTTTCACTGATCTTAAAAAAGGCCGCCAATTCTGGCGGCCTTTCTTACACCCGATTGTGCGCACAAATTGCGAGTACCGAAAGGGGCCTCTTGACCCAGCAGGCTGCTACTGCTTTTTCTCTTCCTTTACGGTTGCTTCCTTGAACTTCGACTTTGTCTTGCCAGTGGTCTTGGCGGATGCTGCCTGCATGTCATCTGCCTTCACCGTCCAGAAATCCGGATTGGCTGCCAGGTAAGTTTTCGGCGGCCGGCTCATGTTCGGGTTAACGGAAATGATGTTGCTTTCCGAGGACTCCAGGCATTCGGCCACCATCGCCCCTAGGTTGTGCCTGACTGCCGGCGTGTACACCGCATCGATGGCTGCTTTGCGGTCTACATCCATATCCGCCAGCGACTTCATCGGCACCACTGATACGAATGTATTGTTGGGCGCGCCCGCAACTGCCTGGTACTCAATCCAGTTGTCATCGATGTTCCCGCTCTTACGCAGTGACAAGACCTCCTTCACCAGGTCCTCATATTTCATGGTCATTCCCGGTTTGACGTGATAAACCGTTACTCGCCAATACGTGGTCTGCGGGCCGTTAACCTTCGTCGGATTCCAGGAGAGGTCGTCGCGGTACTTGTACATCTCGGCATGCGCCATCCGCTCCGACTCGGCCGCCTGGCTCAGCATTGACACATTCTTGACCATGGCCGCCTTCATCACCTTGCCGAATGCCTGGTCGAAGTTGCTAATGTCCTGAAACGAATTGTGGAAACTGACAAACGTGTAGTCCGACATGTTGCCGGTCATCGCAGTTCCGGCAATCCAATTCAGCTCCGCATTGTTCGAGTCAACCGCTTCCTTGATTTGGCTGACATACTTCGTAAAAGTAGGCCCTTTGCCCGAGTTGACTTGTATGTGTTCCACCCAGACGTATTTTGAGATGCTTGCGTTGTCTTGCGCCCACCCTGCAAGGACCCAAAGTCCCAGCAGCAGTAAGAGGAACATCAGCTTTTTCATCGCTGACTCCTTTCTGAATTTAGATTTCTTCCGAGGGAATAAAACTAGGCCGCAACAGGACGAACTTGTAACGCGTGGCACTCTGCGATGCCGGACTCTATACCCCGCTCGCGCCCCCGTCAATTGCCCAAAAATGCAGCAGAAGCGCTGGACACGGATTGCCACGGATTCTCTTTTGACTTTTGTTTGGACAATCAGCAATCAGCTAAACGGGAGGCTAGTCGAACTGCAGATGGGGAGTGCTAATGCTCAGGTAAGACCCAGACTTTTTGGGCTTTGGGGTTTAAATTTAATTCCGATCCGTGTTAATCCTTGTGATCCGTGGCTGAGCTCACGCTCGCCGCACAAACCTCGCGATCCAGCCTTCCTCGCGCACGCCCTCTTCCTGGATACGCCGCAGGCGCGCCGCCATGATCCCTTGCCGCCCCAGGTATCCCACCAGCTTCTTGGGATTTTCCCGGCTCACCACCGGCAACCGGCCTATGTTGTGCCGCAGCATTTTTTCCGCGGCTTCCGCTAGCACCTCATCGGGAAAGGTAATCACCGGCTCGCGATTCCCTGCTTCCAGGACCGTCATGCGTCCACCAGGATCCTGCTCCAAGGCCCGCAAAATGTCTCCCCGCGTCAGCATTCCCACCAGTTCGTCCTGACCGTTCACGATAGCCAGCCCCTGATGCTGAATCACCGTGGTATCACGCGCCGCAATCCGCGCCGCCAATTCCCCGACCGAAACCTGATCCGAAATTTTTGGCACATTCGTGTCCATGGTCTCCGCCACCGGCACGATCTGCAGATCATCCGGCTCGTACTCCGCATGGATACGGAGTCCCCGCCGCACCAGCTTCTCGGTCATGATTGATGTCGGCAGGAAGAACATAGTGATACCGTCGGCAATCACGCTCACCAGCATCAGCGGAAGCACCGAGTTGTAATCGCGCGTCAGTTCGAAAGCGAAGATGATGAAGGCAAACGTCGCCCGCGAGGCCGCTCCAAACACCGCTCCCATGGCAACCAGGGCGAATGCTCCCGGAGCGATATGCGCACCTGGACTGATGCGGTTGATCATCATGCCTGTCGCCGAGCCCATGGCGGCGCTGGCCATGAACATGGGCGCGAGCAACCCTCCCGATGTCCCCGATCCCAGCGAGACCACCAGCGCCAGCGACTTGAAAATCATGACCACCAGCAACAGCTCCAGCGTCAATTTGCTCGTCAGGATGTCCGAGATCGTGTCGTATCCCACGCCCAGCACCCGCGGCACGAAGTAGCCGATCACTCCAAGCCCGACCGCTCCGATCGCCAGCCACCACATCGGATCGAGTGGTAGCCGCTCGAATCCGTCTTCCACCGCGTACAGCGCCTTGGTAAATCCCACTGCCGCCAATCCGCACAGCACTCCGAGAAGCAGATACCAGGGAAGCGCGTTGGGAACGCCGAAGTCCACCGCTCCCACCACGAACATCGGCCCCCGGCCCATGAGCACCAGGTGCATGCTGGTGGCGATGGTGCTTGCAATCACCAGTGGAATAAACGATCGCGCCTTGAATTCGAACAGCAGAAGCTCGATGGCCAGAATGACCGCCGCAATCGGAGTGCTGAACGTCGCTGCCATGCCCGCTGCCGCTCCGCATGCCAGCAGCACCTTGCGCTCGGACGCAGTCGTGTGAAACAACTGGCCGAGCAGCGAGCCCACTGCGCCGCCGGTCTGAATGATCGGGCCCTCCGCGCCAAACGGTCCGCCGGTGCCGATCGCGATCGCCGCCGACAGCGGTTTCAGCAGCGCAACCTTTGGCTCAATGCGGCTGCGGCTGACCAGCACCGCCTCCATGGCCTCGGGAATTCCATGTCCGCGAATTTTCGACGTGCCATACTTCGCCATCACGCCAACGATCAGACCGCCTATCACCGGGACCACGATGACCCACGGCCCCAGCGTGTTCAGCCGTGCGCTGGTGAATTGAAAGGAAACGCGATGAAAGAAGGCGAGGTTGGTGAAGAAGCCAATCAGGTTGTAGAGCAGGTAAGCAATTATTCCTGCGCCTGCGCCAATTACCGCCGCCAAAAGCGAAACCCAAACCATCCGGAACTTGGCTTGCGGCGAAACGCTTTCGATGGCCACGCCGGAGATAGACAGCCGCTGTTCGCGTTCATTCCCGCCCACGTGCATCTCCTCCAGTTGACCGCGGCTTCCCCGGAATGGAAACGCCTGCTGTGACCTCGAGCAGGCGTAAGGGAGTTGTCGCAGGTCAGGACTTGGATCGGTGGCGGCCTTCGGCGCGCGAACTGGTTGACAGCACCTGGCGCAGCGAACTGACCAGGGTTGGCCCCAGCGTCCGCAATTCGTCCCGATGATGGATCGCAAGGTCGCGCAGCACCTTCTCTCCCTTGGGAGTCAGGTCCAGCAGCACCTGCCGCCGGTCAGCCCCCGCGCGGCGGCGTCGGATCAGCCCCTGCGCCGCCAGGCGGTCGACTAACTCGACCGTGCTGTGATGCTGGATCTGCAGCCGTTCGGCCAACTCCCCAATGCTGCCTTGCGTTCCCTGCGGCAGGCCCTTCAGCGCCAGCATCAGTTGGTACTGCTGCGGCTTCAACCCGGCCGAGCGCGCTACCTGTTCGCTGAAGCGAAGAAAGCGGCGAATCTGGTAACGGAACTGCGCCATGGCCTGGTAATCGGGCTGGGAGACGTCGCGTCTGGATGCCATCGATCCACTCTCATTGTATCGTCTGGCGATACAAAACTGAAATTGGCTTACTTGGCGCGGGAAATCGCGGAAGACCCTGGGTGCTGGTCGTGAAAAACTCCGGGGCTGCCCCTCCTCCCGCCCGGCATTTCCCGTCCAGCCTGCTAGGCAGCGTACCTGCGCGGCCCCCTGAAGTCAATGCAATCAGTCGTATTGCGACACAGAGCGTATCTGTTTCGCGAGCAGTCCCCTCGGTGGCCCACTCTTCCGCGCTCTTTTGGCGGAGGGTGGGAATCACAAGCTCGACCCTCCCCTCGAACGTCATCCGAGCGACGCGCCCGGCTTGCTTTTTCGACCCGCGCTTTCTGCGGGTCGCGAGCGCAAAGTCGAAGGATCTTGCGCTTTTCATCCAGCGAACCTCGCCCCTTCAACTTCGAACTTCGCCCGATTTCAGATCACACGATTACCCTTTACCCGATGCCCCGATCCTCCTGAGGGTGCCCCGTTCAAGCCCAGCTTGGGCGGGGTTTTTCCATGCATTTACAATACCTTGTTGCGCACTGGGCGGCTGCTCCGGCTCCGCATTCCCTGGAGGAATACTACTTGATCCCTCGCTATACCCGTCCCGAGATGGGGCGCATCTGGAGCGACAAACACAAATTCCGCAAGTGGCTGGAAGTCGAGCTCGCCGCCACGGAAACCTTGGCCGAGGCTGGTCTGGTTCCCAACGCTGCCGCCAAAGCAATCCGCCAGCACGCCGGCTTCGACCTGGAGCGCATCGACGCCCTCGAAGCAGAGGTGAAGCACGACGTCATCGCCTTCACCACAGCTGTCGCTGAGAAGATCGGTCCCGAAGCCCGCTGGCTGCACTTCGGCCTGACGTCGAATGATGTCGTCGACACCGCCCAGGCTCTCCAGATCCGCGAAGCTTCGGCCATCCTCAGCCGCGACCTCGTGCGCTTGCACGAGGTCCTCCGCCAGCGCGCGCTGGAATTTCGCCACACACCAATGATCGGACGCACCCACGGGGTGCACGCCGAGCCCATCACTTTCGGCCTCAAACTGGCAAATTTCTATGACGAAGTCTCGCGCGACATCGAGCGTTTCGATCGTGCCGCTGAAGAAATGCGTGTTGGTAAGTTTTCTGGAGCAGTTGGCAACGGCGCTCATCTCGATCCCGAACTCGAGGAGAAGATCTGCCACCGGCTTGGCTTAAAGCCGGCTCCGATAACCTCCCAGGTGATCGCCCGCGATCGGCACGCCAACTATCTGGCGACCCTCGCGGTAATCGCCTGCACCCTGGATCGCATGGCCACGGAAATCCGCCACCTGCAGCGAACGGAAGTGCGCGAAGCCGAAGAATATTTCAGCGAAAAACAAAAAGGCTCGTCGGCGATGCCGCACAAGCGCAATCCTGTCACCGCCGAGCAGATCAGCGGCCTGTCGCGGGTGGTGCGCGGCAACGCCCAGGCGGCTTTCGAAAATGTCGCCTTGTGGCACGAGCGCGACATTTCGCACTCTTCAGTGGAACGCATCATTCTTCCCGATTCCACCATCCTGCTGGACTACCTGCTCGCAAAAAGCAGCAACCTGATCGAGACGCTGATCGTCTATCCCGAGCGCATGCTGGCCAACCTGAACAGCACCGGCGGTCTGGTCTTCAGCGGACAATTGCTGCTCGATCTGGTGGAGCAGGGAGTAAGCCGGGAAGATGCCTATCGCATCGTGCAAGGCCACGCCATGCGAGCCTGGAATGACGGCGGCAATTTTCGCGAGATGATCCTGGCTGACCCGGAAATCACTTCTCGCATTCCCCGCCGGGAACTCGAGCGCGCCTTCGACCTCGACCGCCAGTTGCGCAACGTGGACAAGATTTTCGATCGCGTATTGGGCGCCAGCTCTGCAGCAAGGAGCGTCAGCCTCAAAGCCGGAAAGACCGAAAAGGTCGGCCGCTGATTCCTCCCTATAATCCTGAGGGTGCCCCGTTCAAGCGCAGCTTGGGCGGGGTGGTTTGCTCACAGAGAGTCGGCTTCCCCAATCAAAGTTCTCCGTTGTCACGACGCTCCTGAGGTTTTTCATTCGGGTGGGCCCACCCCTCCACACTCCTTTGCGGAGGGTGGGATCTTGCGTTTCCAGCCACTTGCGTACTCAGGCCCTATTGCCAGCTGCCAACCGCTGACGGCTGATTCCTGATCACATCCCTCTG encodes the following:
- a CDS encoding ATP-dependent Clp protease ATP-binding subunit, producing the protein MFERYTEKARRVIFFARYEASQFGSPYIETEHLLLGLLREDKALTNRFLRSHASVESIRKQIEGHTTIREKVSTSVDLPLSNECKRVLAYAAEEAERLSHKHIGTEHLLLGLLREEKCFAAEILHERGLRLSSVREELARTSQEKAQPQRSRESSLLSEFSRDLTQAAMDNQLDPLVGRESELERVVQILCRRTKNNPVLIGEPGVGKTAIVEGLAQRIADGDVPSFLADKRILALDLSLIVAGTKYRGQFEERLKTIMKELMESQNSIIFIDELHTLVGAGSAEGSLDAANILKPALSRGEIQCIGATTPGEYRKSIEKDRSLERRFQSVKVPPPGEDDAVKILSGIKERYEKFHAVSYTDESIRFAVSHSNRYIPDRFLPDKAIDLIDEAGARVKLRQTSLPEEITEVQKRIKFIVHRMENAIANHEFEKARFYSDEERKERENLRALREKYHLDESSTGVVAREDIEDVVSRWTGVPIASIKEEESKKLLRIEDELHKRVISQDKAISALARAIRRSRAGLKNPNRPIGSFLFLGPTGVGKTEVARTLAQFMFGTEKSLIRFDMSEFMEKHSVSKLIGSPPGYVGYEEGGQLTERVKRAPYSVVLLDEIEKAHPDVFNILLQVYEDGQLTDGLGNTVDFKNTIIIMTSNIGARHLQKKQGLGFQTDEKEGEIGSKVEDLVRNEVKRTFNPEFLNRLDEIIIFNSLTEQDLIQILELMVSQLNQNLAQKSITITVTEDAKKWVLERTLVDRTYGARPLRRALQKYIEDPLSEALIQGTINARPAFIEVYREGEQLFYRPVDSKESEGLLLYSN
- a CDS encoding chloride channel protein, whose amino-acid sequence is MGGNEREQRLSISGVAIESVSPQAKFRMVWVSLLAAVIGAGAGIIAYLLYNLIGFFTNLAFFHRVSFQFTSARLNTLGPWVIVVPVIGGLIVGVMAKYGTSKIRGHGIPEAMEAVLVSRSRIEPKVALLKPLSAAIAIGTGGPFGAEGPIIQTGGAVGSLLGQLFHTTASERKVLLACGAAAGMAATFSTPIAAVILAIELLLFEFKARSFIPLVIASTIATSMHLVLMGRGPMFVVGAVDFGVPNALPWYLLLGVLCGLAAVGFTKALYAVEDGFERLPLDPMWWLAIGAVGLGVIGYFVPRVLGVGYDTISDILTSKLTLELLLVVMIFKSLALVVSLGSGTSGGLLAPMFMASAAMGSATGMMINRISPGAHIAPGAFALVAMGAVFGAASRATFAFIIFAFELTRDYNSVLPLMLVSVIADGITMFFLPTSIMTEKLVRRGLRIHAEYEPDDLQIVPVAETMDTNVPKISDQVSVGELAARIAARDTTVIQHQGLAIVNGQDELVGMLTRGDILRALEQDPGGRMTVLEAGNREPVITFPDEVLAEAAEKMLRHNIGRLPVVSRENPKKLVGYLGRQGIMAARLRRIQEEGVREEGWIARFVRRA
- a CDS encoding MarR family winged helix-turn-helix transcriptional regulator — protein: MASRRDVSQPDYQAMAQFRYQIRRFLRFSEQVARSAGLKPQQYQLMLALKGLPQGTQGSIGELAERLQIQHHSTVELVDRLAAQGLIRRRRAGADRRQVLLDLTPKGEKVLRDLAIHHRDELRTLGPTLVSSLRQVLSTSSRAEGRHRSKS
- the purB gene encoding adenylosuccinate lyase, giving the protein MIPRYTRPEMGRIWSDKHKFRKWLEVELAATETLAEAGLVPNAAAKAIRQHAGFDLERIDALEAEVKHDVIAFTTAVAEKIGPEARWLHFGLTSNDVVDTAQALQIREASAILSRDLVRLHEVLRQRALEFRHTPMIGRTHGVHAEPITFGLKLANFYDEVSRDIERFDRAAEEMRVGKFSGAVGNGAHLDPELEEKICHRLGLKPAPITSQVIARDRHANYLATLAVIACTLDRMATEIRHLQRTEVREAEEYFSEKQKGSSAMPHKRNPVTAEQISGLSRVVRGNAQAAFENVALWHERDISHSSVERIILPDSTILLDYLLAKSSNLIETLIVYPERMLANLNSTGGLVFSGQLLLDLVEQGVSREDAYRIVQGHAMRAWNDGGNFREMILADPEITSRIPRRELERAFDLDRQLRNVDKIFDRVLGASSAARSVSLKAGKTEKVGR